A single genomic interval of Macadamia integrifolia cultivar HAES 741 chromosome 6, SCU_Mint_v3, whole genome shotgun sequence harbors:
- the LOC122081042 gene encoding glutamate synthase 1 [NADH], chloroplastic isoform X1, giving the protein MSVLSGSALQLRIKSGAFPSPQGSSLNHQCNVAPFGSSRKQISCCSATKRKNAMENRFFGTGLCSSAPERFHLWRSDGPGRPPKLRVVVRSALSQVPEKPLGLYDPSFDKDSCGVGFVAELSGESNRKTVTDAIEMLIRMSHRGACGCETNTGDGAGILVALPHSFFTEVAKDIGFELPPPGEYAVGMFFLPTSENRREESKIVFTKVAESLGHVVLGWRSVSTDNTGLGKSALQTEPVIQQVFLTPSPKSKADFEQQMYILRRVSMVAIRAALNLQHGGVKDFYICSLSSRTIVYKGQLKPDQLKDYYHEDLGNERFTSYMALIHSRFSTNTFPSWDRAQPMRVLGHNGEINTLRGNINWMKAREGLLKCKELALSKNEMKKLLPIVDASSSDSGAFDGVLELLVRAGRSLPEAVMMMIPEAWQNDKTMDPERKALYEYFSALMEPWDGPALISFTDGRYLGATLDRNGLRPGRFYITHSGRVIMASEVGVVDIPPEDVCRKGRLNPGMMLLVDFEKHIVVDDEALKQQYSLARPYGEWLSRQKIELKDIVDSVPESERVPPGMSGAVPDSGHDENMVSMGIHGLLAPLKAFGYTVEALEMLLLPMAKDGTEALGSMGNDAPLAVLSNREKLTFEYFKQMFAQVTNPPIDPIREKIVTSMQCMIGPEGDLTETTEEQCHRLSLKGPLLSIEEMEALKKMNYRGWRSKVLDITYSKSRGRRGLEETLDRICLEARKAIKEGYTTLVLSDRAFSSNHVAVSSLLAVGAIHHHLVSKLERTRISLIVESAEPREVHHFCTLVGFGADAICPYLAIEAIWKLQIDGKIPPKANGEFHSKEDLVKKYFKASNYGMMKVLAKMGISTLASYKGAQIFEALGLSFEVIQKCFNGTPSRVEGATFEMLAQDALQLHELAFPTRVLPPGSAEAVALPNPGDYHWRKDGEVHLNDPLAIAKLQEAARANSVAAYKEYSKHIHELNKSCNLRGMLKFKESEFKVPLDEVEPASEIVKRFCTGAMSYGSISLEAHTTLAIAMNRMGGKSNTGEGGENPSRMQTLPDGSMNPRRSAIKQVASGRFGVSSFYLTNADELQIKMAQGAKPGEGGELPGHKVIGDIAVTRNSTAGVGLISPPPHHDIYSIEDLAQLIHDLKNSNPGARISVKLVSEAGVGVIASGVVKGHADHVLISGHDGGTGASRWTGIKNAGLPWELGLAETHQTLVANDLRGRTTLQTDGQLKTGRDVAIAALLGAEEFGFSTAPLITLGCIMMRKCHKNTCPVGIATQDPVLREKFAGEPEHVINFFFMLAEEVREIMSQLGFRTINEMVGRSDMLEIDKEVIKNNEKLENIDLSLLLRPAADIRPEAAQFCVQKQDHGLDMALDQELISLSKAALEKGLPVYIEMPIRNVNRAVGTMLSHEVTKRYHMSGLPADRIHIKFSGSAGQSLGAFLCPGIMLELEGDSNDYVGKGLSGGKVVVYPPRESKFDPKENIVIGNVALYGATSGEAYFNGMAAERFCVRNSGARAVVEGVGDHGCEYMTGGVVVVLGKTGRNFAAGMSGGIAYVLDVDEKFQTRCNLELVDLDKVEDEEDIMTLRMLIQQHQRHTDSKLAREVLADFENLLPKFVKVFPRDYKRVLANMKAEKTNREAEERAARESEEQDEVELMEKDAFEELKKLAAASSNGNASQVAQEETVKRPTRVADAVKHRGFVAYERESISYRDPNARINDWKEVMEESKPGELLKTQSARCMDCGTPFCHQDKSGCPLGNKIPEFNELVYQNRWREALDRLLETNNFPEFTGRVCPAPCEGSCVLGIIENPVSIKSIECSIIDKAFEEGWMVPQPPPMRTGKRVAIVGSGPAGLAAADQLNKMGHLVTVFERADRIGGLMMYGVPNMKADKMEVVQRRVNLMAEEGVNFVVSANVGTDPLYSLKRLRAENDAIVLALGATKPRDLPVPGRELAGVHFAMEFLHANTKSLLDSNLLDGNYISAKGKRVVVIGGGDTGTDCIGTSIRHGCSSIVNLELLPQPPQTRAPGNPWPQWPRVFRVDYGHQEAAAKFGKDPRSFEVLTKRFVGDDSGAVKGLEVVQVRWEKDASGRFQFKEVEGSEEIIEADLILLAMGFLGPESTIADQLHLERDNRSNLKSEYGQFSTNVEGVFAAGDCRRGQSLVVWAISEGRKAASQVDKYLMREEEGRDLSIAADKEDAINNSRFTVMT; this is encoded by the exons ATGTCGGTTTTATCTGGTTCTGCTCTTCAACTCCGAATCAAATCGGGAGCCTTTCCTTCTCCTCAGGGGTCCTCTTTGAATCATCAGTGTAATGTTGCTCCTTTTGGTAGCAGTCGGAAGCAAATTTCATGTTGCTCTGCTACGAAACGAAAAAATGCTATGGAGAACAGGTTCTTCGGGACAGGATTGTGTTCATCGGCTCCCGAACGTTTCCATCTTTGGAGATCGGATGGTCCTGGTCGTCCACCAAAGCTCAGAGTAGTGGTGCGCTCGGCATTGTCGCAGGTGCCTGAGAAACCACTTGGTTTGTATGATCCGTCCTTTGATAAGGACTCATGCGGAGTTGGATTTGTGGCCGAGTTGTCGGGAGAAAGTAACAGGAAAACT GTAACGGATGCAATAGAGATGTTGATCCGGATGTCACATAGAGGTGCATGTGGCTGCGAAACGAACACTGGTGATGGAGCGGGCATTCTTGTGGCTCTTCCGCATAGCTTCTTCACCGAG GTTGCTAAGGATATTGGGTTTGAGCTACCCCCACCAGGCGAGTATGCAGTTGGTATGTTCTTCTTGCCAACATCTGAAAATCGCAGAGAAGAAAGTAAAATAGTATTTACAAAG GTAGCTGAGTCACTGGGGCATGTTGTTCTTGGGTGGCGCTCTGTTTCAACTGATAACACAGGACTGGGCAAATCTGCTCTGCAAACAGAGCCTGTTATTCAACAAGTATTTCTTACCCCAAGTCCTAAATCAAAAGCTGATTTTGAGCAACAG ATGTACATATTGAGGAGGGTTTCAATGGTTGCTATCCGTGCTGCTTTAAACCTCCAGCATGGTGGAGTCAAGGACTTCTATATATGTTCTCTTTCTTCAAG GACTATTGTTTACAAAGGTCAATTAAAGCCTGATCAGTTGAAGGACTACTACCATGAAGATCTTGGCAATGAAAGGTTTACAAGCTACATGGCCCTG ATTCACTCCAGGTTCTCAACAAACACTTTTCCTAGCTGGGACCGTGCTCAACCCATGCGTGTCCTGGGCCACAATGGGGAGATCAACACTCTTCGAGGCAATATAAACTG GATGAAGGCACGTGAAGGTCTTCTGAAGTGCAAGGAACTTGCATTGTCAAAGAATGAGATGAAGAAGCTGTTACCTATTGTGGATGCTAGCTCATCTGATTCAG GGGCTTTTGATGGTGTCCTGGAGCTTCTGGTTCGAGCTGGCAGAAGTCTTCCTGAAGCTGTCATGATGATGATCCCAGAAGCATGGCAAAATGACAAGACTATGGATCCAGAGAGGAAGGCCTTGTATGAATATTTCTCCGCTCTTATGGAGCCATGGGATGGGCCTGCtcttatttcat TTACTGATGGCCGTTATCTTGGAGCCACATTGGATCGAAATGGACTGCGACCAGGTCGCTTTTACATTACTCATAGTGGGCGTGTCATCATGGCGAGTGAAGTGGGGGTTGTAGACATTCCACCTGAAGATGTCTGTCGGAAAGGAAGACTGAACCCTGGAATGATGCTTTTAGTAGATTTTGAGAAGCATATTGTTGTAGATGATGAGGCCCTCAAACAGCAGTATTCTCTTGCAAGGCCATACGGCGAGTGGCTCAGCAGACAGAAGATAGAACTGAAAGATATAGTTGATTCTGTTCCTGAGTCTGAAAGGGTTCCGCCAGGCATGTCTGGGGCAGTGCCG GATTCTGGCCATGATGAGAATATGGTGAGCATGGGTATTCATGGTCTGTTGGCTCCACTGAAGGCTTTTGG TTACACAGTAGAAGCCTTGGAAATGCTGTTACTTCCCATGGCCAAGGATGGAACTGAGGCCCTTGGCTCAATGGGAAATGATGCTCCATTGGCTGTTCTGTCAAACAGAGAGAAGCTCACGTTTGAGTATTTCAAGCAGATGTTTGCTCAGGTAACGAACCCACCAATTGATCCAATCCGGGAGAAGATAGTCACCTCTATGCAGTGCATGATTGGCCCAGAAGGTGATCTGACAGAGACTACCGAAGAACAGTGCCATCGCCTCTCACTGAAAGGGCCTCTCCTTTCCATTGAAGAAATGGAGGCGCTAAAAAAGATGAACTATAGAGGTTGGCGGAGCAAGGTGCTTGACATTACTTATTCTAAAAGTCGTGGTAGGAGAGGTTTGGAGGAGACATTGGATAGGATCTGCCTTGAAGCACGCAAGGCAATCAAGGAAGGTTATACTACACTGGTGCTTTCGGATCGAG CTTTTTCATCAAACCACGTCGCTGTAAGCTCCCTGTTAGCTGTTGGTGCTATTCATCACCATTTGGTCTCAAAACTCGAGCGAACTCGAATCAGTTTAATAGTTGAATCTGCTGAGCCACGTGAAGTGCACCACTTCTGTACCCTGGTTGGATTTGGTGCTGATGCTATATGCCCATACTTGGCCATAGAAGCCATTTGGAAACTGCAGATTGATGGTAAGATCCCACCTAAAGCAAATGGTGAGTTCCACTCTAAGGAGGACctggtgaagaagtacttcaaaGCAAGCAACTATGGAATGATGAAGGTTCTTGCGAAAATGGGGATATCGACCTTAGCCTCTTATAAGGGTGCTCAGATTTTTGAGGCTCTAGGTCTTTCATTTGAGGTGATCCAGAAATGTTTTAATGGGACTCCAAGCAGGGTTGAGGGTGCAACATTTGAAATGCTTGCACAGGATGCACTTCAACTACATGAATTGGCTTTTCCAACTAGGGTTCTGCCTCCTGGAAGTGCAGAAGCGGTTGCACTGCCAAATCCTGGAGATTATCATTGGAGAAAAGACGGAGAGGTGCACCTTAATGATCCTCTTGCAATAGCAAAACTACAAGAGGCTGCCAGAGCAAATAGTGTAGCTGCGTATAAAGAATACTCCAAGCACATCCATGAACTCAATAAATCCTGCAATTTGCGAGGGATGCTGAAGTTTAAGGAATCAGAGTTTAAGGTTCCCTTGGATGAAGTTGAACCAGCAAGTGAGATTGTGAAGCGTTTTTGTACAGGGGCCATGAGTTACGGCTCAATATCGCTAGAAGCACATACAACCCTTGCAATCGCCATGAACAGAATGGGGGGGAAATCAAATACTG GTGAGGGAGGTGAGAATCCATCTCGAATGCAGACTCTTCCAGATGGTTCAATGAATCCTAGGAGGAGTGCAATTAAGCAGGTTGCCAGTGGGAGATTCGGGGTTTCTAGCTTTTACCTTACAAATGCTGATGAGCTACAGATAAAAATGGCTCAG GGTGCTAAGCCAGGTGAAGGAGGTGAACTTCCAGGCCACAAAGTTATAGGAGATATTGCAGTCACTAGAAACTCCACTGCTGGTGTGGGGCTTATCAGTCCTCCTCCCCATCATGATATCTACTCTATTGAAGATCTTGCTCAATTAATTCATGATCTAAAG AATTCTAATCCAGGTGCTCGAATCAGTGTGAAACTGGTGTCTGAAGCTGGTGTGGGAGTTATTGCTAGTGGCGTAGTGAAAGGCCATGCCGATCATGTTTTGATCTCTGGTCATGATGGAGGAACAGGAGCTTCGCGTTGGACTGGTATCAAGAATGCTGGGCTACCATGGGAACTTGGTTTGgctgagactcatcaaacattAGTTGCAAATGACCTTCGTGGTCGAACTACTCTCCAGACGGATGGCCAACTTAAAACTGGAAGGGATGTGGCCATCGCAGCACTTCTTGGTGCCGAAGAGTTTGGCTTTAGCACCGCTCCTTTGATAACCCTTGGCTGCATCATGATGCGTAAATGCCACAAGAATACGTGCCCTGTTGGTATTGCCACCCAAGATCCTGTTCTTCGTGAGAAATTTGCTGGGGAGCCTGAGCATGTCATAAATTTCTTCTTTATGCTGGCAGAGGAGGTGCGTGAAATCATGTCTCAGCTTGGATTTCGAACCATCAATGAGATGGTTGGTCGTTCAGATATGCTGGAAATTGATAAGGAAGTTATTAAGAACAATGAGAAATTGGAGAACATTGATCTTTCACTACTGCTCAGACCTGCAGCTGATATCCGGCCGGAAGCGGCCCAATTCTGTGTCCAAAAGCAGGATCATGGATTGGACATGGCTTTAGACCAAGAACTTATCTCTCTATCCAAAGCTGCTCTTGAAAAAGGTCTTCCTGTGTACATCGAAATGCCAATCCGGAATGTGAATCGTGCTGTTGGAACCATGCTCAGTCACGAAGTCACTAAACGTTACCATATGTCAGGTCTTCCTGCAGATAGAATCCACATCAAGTTCAGTGGGAGTGCTGGACAGAGCCTTGGAGCCTTCCTCTGCCCGGGAATCATGCTTGAACTTGAAGGTGACAGCAATGACTATGTTGGGAAAGGATTATCAGGGGGCAAAGTTGTAGTTTACCCTCCGAGGGAAAGTAAGTTTGATCCTAAAGAAAACATTGTGATTGGAAATGTCGCTCTCTATGGTGCAACAAGTGGGGAGGCATATTTCAATGGGATGGCAGCTGAGAGGTTTTGCGTGCGCAATTCAGGAGCTAGGGCAGTTGTAGAAGGCGTTGGTGATCATGGATGTGAGTACATGACAGGTGGTGTTGTTGTTGTGCTTGGAAAAACTGGGAGGAATTTTGCTGCTGGTATGAGTGGTGGGATTGCTTATGTTCTTGATGTCGATGAAAAGTTCCAAACTCGGTGCAATCTTGAGCTGGTAGATCTTGATAAAGTTGAGGATGAAGAGGATATTATGACACTAAGGATGTTGATACAGCAACATCAGCGACACACTGACAGCAAATTAGCTAGGGAAGTCCTTGCTGACTTTGAGAATCTTCTCCCGAAGTTTGTCAAAGTATTCCCAAGGGATTATAAACGGGTTCTTGCAAACATGAAGGCTGAGAAAACCAATAGAGAAGCAGAGGAACGAGCTGCCAGAGAATCTGAAGAACAAGACGAGGTAGAGTTGATGGAGAAGGATGCTTTTGAAGAGCTCAAGAAGTTGGCAGCTGCGTCCTCAAATGGGAATGCAAGTCAG GTGGCACAGGAAGAAACAGTAAAGAGGCCAACCCGGGTTGCTGATGCTGTCAAGCATCGAGGCTTTGTTGCTTATGAGCGGGAGAGCATTTCATACAGGGATCCTAATGCTCGGATTAATGACTGGAAAGAAGTTATGGAAGAGTCGAAACCAGGAGAACTTTTGAAGACCCAATCAGCTCGTTGTATGGACTGTGGAACTCCCTTCTGCC ATCAGGATAAATCGGGATGTCCCCTTGGGAATAAGATACCAGAATTCAATGAGTTGGTATACCAAAACAGATGGCGTGAGGCACTGGATCGGCTTTTAGAGACAAACAATTTCCCAGAGTTTACTGGCAGAGTTTGCCCTGCACCTTGTGAAGGTTCTTGTGTTCTTGGTATTATTGAGAACCCTGTATCTATCAAAAGCATAGAGTGCTCCATCATAGACAAGGCTTTTGAGGAAGGCTGGATGGTACCTCAACCTCCCCCTATGAGGACTGG GAAGAGAGTTGCTATTGTGGGTAGTGGACCTGCTGGCTTGGCTGCTGCTGATCAGTTGAACAAAATGGGCCATCTGGTGACAGTGTTTGAGCGTGCTGACAGAATAGGAGGACTCATGATGTATGGGGTTCCCAACATGAAGGCTGATAAGATGGAAGTTGTTCAAAGGCGGGTCAATCTGATGGCTGAGGAAGGTGTCAATTTTGTTGTCAGTGCAAACGTTGGAACAGATCCCTTGTACTCTCTCAAGCGGCTTCGTGCGGAGAATGatgccattgttttggccttggGAGCTACAAAGCCCAG GGATCTTCCTGTTCCAGGACGGGAACTCGCAGGAGTCCATTTTGCCATGGAGTTTCTTCATGCGAATACAAAAAGCTTACTGGATAGTAACCTCCTGGATGGAAACTACATATCTGCAAAGGGAAAAAGGGTGGTGGTCATAGGAGGGGGTGACACAGGCACCGACTGCATAGGGACATCAATCCGGCATGGCTGCTCCAGCATTGTAAATCTAGAGCTTCTCCCTCAACCACCTCAGACTAGGGCTCCAGGCAACCCTTGGCCACAG TGGCCTCGTGTTTTCCGTGTCGATTATGGCCATCAGGAAGCAGCTGCAAAGTTTGGGAAAGATCCAAGGTCTTTTGAGGTCTTGACTAAGCGGTTTGTAGGAGACGATAGTGGGGCTGTGAAAGGACTTGAGGTGGTGCAAGTACGCTGGGAGAAGGATGCCAGTGGGAGGTTTCAGTTTAAGGAAGTTGAGGGCTCTGAGGAAATAATTGAGGCTGACCTCATACTCCTAGCAATGGGTTTCCTTGGTCCCGAGTCG ACAATTGCAGACCAGCTACACTTGGAGCGAGACAACCGTTCAAACTTGAAGTCTGAGTATGGACAGTTCTCAACTAATGTAGAAGGGGTCTTTGCAGCTGGAGACTGCAGACGTGGACAATCACTGGTGGTATGGGCAATCTCAGAGGGCCGAAAAGCTGCATCCCAGGTCGATAAGTATctgatgagggaagaagaaggcaGGGACCTCAGCATAGCCGCTGACAAGGAAGATGCCATCAATAATAGCAGATTCACAGTGATGACGTAG